The Argonema galeatum A003/A1 DNA window TACAGCCTAGAGACATAAAGGGGATAATCGTTGCGGATTGGGTATTACTCCTGTACTAAGTAGGTGGGCGTAAATAAGCTGAACACGCAGAAACCCGGTTTCTCCCAACGCCACAGTTGGATGCTACATAAAACAATTTGGGGTCAGCTAATGCCTTCCCCAAAAAACAAAACTTAGCGCCGTCCTTGAGCTAATTTACAAACAGTTACTTAACGGTCTTAAGGTCATCAACCTGCTTTTGGAACAACTCTGTAAAGATACCCAGCACCGTCCGATTACGCACCTTTATACTGGCATTTATCGCCATACCGGACTGAAGGCGAATTTCCCTATTGTTGTATTTTAACGTCTGATTTTCCAGCTGTATTTTGGCAGGAAAAGCATAATAAGGACGTTGTTTATCGGGAGCGGGCGCTAAAGCATCCGAACCGACAGAAGTCAGTGTACCCGTCAGAGTGCCATATTCGGTGGATGGGAAAGATTCAACATTTACCTCCACCTTCAACCCATTTTCTTCCTTCTTCAATTTATCCAAAACCTGGCCGAGATCGCGGTCTGTAATGTATATTTTTGCCACCAGTTTATCGGTAGGCACAATTGACACCACTGGTTCCGCATCAATTTGCCTGACAACATATCCCGGTGAATTTGGTTTGAGATTAAATACAATTCCATCAACTGGGGCTCGCAATTCTTGGTACTGAACAGCCTGTTTTGCCTTTTGAATTTGGCTCTCAATTTCGTCTAGCTTTTTCTTATTTTCCAATCTCAATCGAGCTAGCTGGCTATCAATTTCTGCAATCTTTTGGTGGTTATCAGCAATTTTCGTGAATATATCTTTGGCAGATAAATCACGAGTATTTTTCAACTGTTGCTTCGCCCGATCGATGGACACGGTGATGCGTTGTTGCTCTCCCTTCAGACGCTCTATTTCAGCTTGCGTTTTTAAAAGTTCGGCTTCGCCGTTGGCAACTTCACCTTGGCGGTTTGATATTTCAGATCTGCTGGCTACGAGTTCCTGGCGGCGTCTCAAGATTTCCGCTTCGCTTGCCGTGATTTCCTGGCGGCGTCTTAAGATTTCCGATTCACTTTGCGTAACCTCATTTTGGCGCGTCAAAATTTCCGATTCTCTTTCGGCAACATCATTTTGGCGCGTCAAAACTTGTTGCTCCTGCCGTCGAGATTGCAGCTCAGATATCGCCCCTTCCGCCACTACGGATCTGATCTTATCTAGAAGGGTTTGATCTGTAGCGAGTAGAGCTTTAGCCGTTTGCGATCGATCAACCGCTCTGGGTAATTGCAATTTAGCTGTTTCAAACTGCTGGATCGCCCTGGGTAATTGCAATTTAGCTGTTTCAAACTGCTGGATCGCTCTGGGTAATTGCGCCTGGGCTGTTTCAAACTGCACCTTAGCCAGTTGTAATCGCTCCTTGGTCGTCGCTAATTGCGTACTAGCAAAGGGCAATTGTGCCGAGCCTGCGGCTAATTGCACTTGCACCTGGGCGAGTTGCGTTTGTAACTCTTGAACTTGCAACTGAGCTGCTTCCACGCGAGACCGCAATTCGGCGCGGCTGGCAGTTAAAAGGTTCTCTTGGTTGGCAAAGAATTCGTCCCCGCCGCCAGCTACTTTCGATCCATTCATCTGAGCTTTTAAGTATTGATTTTCGGCGATGAGAGCAGATCTAGACTGGGTTAGCGCTTGTAATTCGGGACTGCCTCCTGTTCTTGCGCCATTGACTTGCGCGTAAAATTGATTTTCCCGCAGAAGCGTTTCGCGCTGTTTGAAGAGCGAGTCCAAATCTGCTTGGGGTGCTGTGGGGTCAAGCGTAATCAAAAGCTGACCTTTTGTCACCTGCTCTCCGTCTTTGACAAAAATCTCGCGTACCACGCCGCCGTTGGGTGCTTTCACTTCTTTGGCAGCACCTTCCGTTTCCAATTTACCCATAGCTGGGATTGATTGCTCGATCGGGGCAAATGCTGCCCAAAGTAGAGCGGCACCAGTCACGCTGACAATTAGCCAAACAAAGGCGTGCGACCACCAAGAAGGTCGCTCTAATAGGATAGGTTGGTTATCTGGCTCAAAAGGAGGCGGAGGAGGGGAAACTGGTTCGGGAGGAACCCAAACGGTATTAAAATCTTTTACTTGAGCGCTACCGTTGTGTTTGCCGTTACCGTTACCATTGGAACGATCGACTATCTGTTTGTTGGTCATGATTTTTTATTGGTAATTGGTAATGGTTAATTGCGAATTAAAGATTTCCCAAAAGCAGATTGAATTCAATTTCAAATCTTCAATCTGCTTTTGGGAAATTATTAAGAAATTTCGGACTCTTGTTGCTGGTAGAGGCAATAGTAACGTCCTTTAAGAGCCATTAATTCCTTGTGAGTACCCTGCTCGACTACAGAACCTTGATCCATCATCAGTATGACATCGGCACTTCTGACGGTGCTGAGTCGGTGGGTGATGAAAAAGACGGTGCGACCCTGAAATGCGACTGCGAGGTTTTCGCAGACTTGGCGCTCGGAATTGTAGTCTAGGGCGCTGGTAGCTTCGTCCAAAATCAGCAGTCTGGGGTTTTGCAGGACGGTGCGGGCGATCGCAATCCGCTGTCTTTGTCCCCCCGATAAACTGGAGCCGCGCTCTCCCACTATAGTGTTATAGCCATTAGATAAGCTCATGATAAAATCGTGAGCTACCGCCACCTTGGCTGCCTCAATAATTTCCTCATCGCCAGCTTCGGGATTTGTCAGGGCAATATTTTCCCGGACGCTGCCATTAAATAGCAGCGTATCCTGTAGCACCATCCCAACTTGACGGCGCAGAGAATAAAGTTCTACTTTGCCGATATCGTAATCATCAACTTGAATCCGTCCGGCGTTAGGCTCGTAAAGCCGCTGTAGCAATTTCATCAGCGTACTCTTACCAGAACCGCTCTGACCGACAATCCCAACAAACGTACCGGCGGGAAATTCTACATTGACATTCACCAGTTGCAGCGGTCCGCTGGTATTAAACCGGAACGAAACATCTTCAAACTTCACAGCCCCTTCAATTAAAGGCATAGTGATATTGTTGCGATTGTTTTCGTCTGCCTCTGGTTTAGCATCCAGAACGTCGCTGAGCCGTTCTATAGACAGAGCCGTTTCTTGGAAGTTTTGCCACAGCTGCACCAACCGCAGCAGAGGGCTAGTCACATAACCTGCAATAATGCGGAACGCAATCAGCTGCCCCAAAGTTAGCTGAGGTGGGTTGGATATCACCATAGAAGCTCCCACCCACAAGAGCAGCAGACCGGACAACTTATTAAAAAAGCCGCTGAGAGCGCTAGCGGT harbors:
- a CDS encoding HlyD family efflux transporter periplasmic adaptor subunit; its protein translation is MTNKQIVDRSNGNGNGKHNGSAQVKDFNTVWVPPEPVSPPPPPFEPDNQPILLERPSWWSHAFVWLIVSVTGAALLWAAFAPIEQSIPAMGKLETEGAAKEVKAPNGGVVREIFVKDGEQVTKGQLLITLDPTAPQADLDSLFKQRETLLRENQFYAQVNGARTGGSPELQALTQSRSALIAENQYLKAQMNGSKVAGGGDEFFANQENLLTASRAELRSRVEAAQLQVQELQTQLAQVQVQLAAGSAQLPFASTQLATTKERLQLAKVQFETAQAQLPRAIQQFETAKLQLPRAIQQFETAKLQLPRAVDRSQTAKALLATDQTLLDKIRSVVAEGAISELQSRRQEQQVLTRQNDVAERESEILTRQNEVTQSESEILRRRQEITASEAEILRRRQELVASRSEISNRQGEVANGEAELLKTQAEIERLKGEQQRITVSIDRAKQQLKNTRDLSAKDIFTKIADNHQKIAEIDSQLARLRLENKKKLDEIESQIQKAKQAVQYQELRAPVDGIVFNLKPNSPGYVVRQIDAEPVVSIVPTDKLVAKIYITDRDLGQVLDKLKKEENGLKVEVNVESFPSTEYGTLTGTLTSVGSDALAPAPDKQRPYYAFPAKIQLENQTLKYNNREIRLQSGMAINASIKVRNRTVLGIFTELFQKQVDDLKTVK